Proteins from a single region of Bos indicus x Bos taurus breed Angus x Brahman F1 hybrid chromosome 29, Bos_hybrid_MaternalHap_v2.0, whole genome shotgun sequence:
- the CATSPERZ gene encoding cation channel sperm-associated protein subunit zeta isoform X2: MEGKPLKVRTLPGPPHPASSQAHPGPLTVLSFSPGSGQLPTITPHAPHLPPPPAGECQPWLGSGSLVPACSPSPPDSPRPSASLVVCGPQASAKSSSHHGSGRSSLQDIRNMWTTATLSQPKLNVQLPTVREDSELEDVSVSGKTLWSYDQKAGHDAEGGWEASDGGEDKDSFKPEEPEELELGGDSSQGSRLEEDDSKTDNEKPSSVSSLNISRHTPHRAYWVEQQSRVGGTKETGTAPAPD; the protein is encoded by the exons ATGGAGGGAAAGCCTTTAAAAGTAAGAACTCTTCCTGGTCCTCCTCACCCTGCCAGCTCGCAGGCTCACCCTGGGCCCCTGACTGTCCTCTCATTCAGCCCTGGCTCAGGGCAGCTCCCAACAATCACCCCCCACGCCCCccatctccccccgcccccagcagggGAGTGTCAGCCCTGGTTGGGTTCAGGATCCCTGGTCCCAGCctgctctccctcccctcccgATTCCCCACGACCCTCGGCTTCCCTCGTTGTGTGTGGCCCACAGGCGTCGGCCAAGTCTTCGAGCCACCATGGCTCGGGCAGGTCGAGCCTGCAGGACATCCGGAACATGTGGACCACGGCTACTCTGTCTCAGCCGAAGCTGAATGTGCAGCTGCCCACGGTCCGCGAGGACTCGGAACTGGAGGACGTTAGCGTAAGCGGTAAGACTCTCTGGTCCTACGACCAGAAGGCTGGCCACGACGCAGAGGGTGGCTGGGAAGCATCCGACGGCGGAGAGGACAAGGACAGCTTCAAGCCAGAAGAGCCAGAGGAGCTGGAGCTTGGCGGCGATAGCTCCCAGGGAAGCCGTTTAGAGGAGGACGATTCCAAGACCGACAACG aaaagccttcctcagtgtcaTCGCTCAATATCTCGAGGCACACACCCCATCGAGCCTACTGGGTGGAACAGCAGAGCAGGGTTGGAGGCACCAAGGAGACTGGGA ctgcccctgcccctgactga
- the CATSPERZ gene encoding cation channel sperm-associated protein subunit zeta isoform X1, whose protein sequence is MEGKPLKVRTLPGPPHPASSQAHPGPLTVLSFSPGSGQLPTITPHAPHLPPPPAGECQPWLGSGSLVPACSPSPPDSPRPSASLVVCGPQASAKSSSHHGSGRSSLQDIRNMWTTATLSQPKLNVQLPTVREDSELEDVSVSGKTLWSYDQKAGHDAEGGWEASDGGEDKDSFKPEEPEELELGGDSSQGSRLEEDDSKTDNEKPSSVSSLNISRHTPHRAYWVEQQSRLPLPLTELMENEALEILTEALRSYQSEIGRDHSLTKQLQRYIEGLKRRRNRRLQVLAV, encoded by the exons ATGGAGGGAAAGCCTTTAAAAGTAAGAACTCTTCCTGGTCCTCCTCACCCTGCCAGCTCGCAGGCTCACCCTGGGCCCCTGACTGTCCTCTCATTCAGCCCTGGCTCAGGGCAGCTCCCAACAATCACCCCCCACGCCCCccatctccccccgcccccagcagggGAGTGTCAGCCCTGGTTGGGTTCAGGATCCCTGGTCCCAGCctgctctccctcccctcccgATTCCCCACGACCCTCGGCTTCCCTCGTTGTGTGTGGCCCACAGGCGTCGGCCAAGTCTTCGAGCCACCATGGCTCGGGCAGGTCGAGCCTGCAGGACATCCGGAACATGTGGACCACGGCTACTCTGTCTCAGCCGAAGCTGAATGTGCAGCTGCCCACGGTCCGCGAGGACTCGGAACTGGAGGACGTTAGCGTAAGCGGTAAGACTCTCTGGTCCTACGACCAGAAGGCTGGCCACGACGCAGAGGGTGGCTGGGAAGCATCCGACGGCGGAGAGGACAAGGACAGCTTCAAGCCAGAAGAGCCAGAGGAGCTGGAGCTTGGCGGCGATAGCTCCCAGGGAAGCCGTTTAGAGGAGGACGATTCCAAGACCGACAACG aaaagccttcctcagtgtcaTCGCTCAATATCTCGAGGCACACACCCCATCGAGCCTACTGGGTGGAACAGCAGAGCAGG ctgcccctgcccctgactgaactgatggagaatGAAGCTCTGGAAATACTCACCGAAGCCCTCCGGA GTTACCAATCAGAGATCGGCCGGGACCATTCCCTGACCAAACAGCTGCAGCGATACATCGAGGGGCTCAAAAGGCGCCGGAACAGGAGGCTGCAAGTCTTGGCGGTCTGA